A single window of Streptomyces aquilus DNA harbors:
- a CDS encoding PaaI family thioesterase, protein MGRTRTYTWDDPMVTAGAVGRSSGLDFLRDVLDAKLPAPPISATLDFTLDEVSEGRAVFSLTPGEEHYNPIGSVHGGVYATLLDSALGCAVQSTLPAGMGYTSLDLSVKFLKRVSVDTGPVRAIGTIVHRGRQTALAEATLVDTEDRVLAHATSSCMLFPLPPTAAP, encoded by the coding sequence CCCATGGTCACGGCCGGTGCCGTGGGCCGCTCGTCCGGCCTGGACTTCCTGCGTGACGTCCTGGACGCGAAGCTTCCGGCGCCGCCGATCTCCGCCACCCTCGACTTCACGCTCGACGAGGTGTCCGAGGGTCGCGCGGTCTTCTCGCTCACCCCGGGCGAGGAGCACTACAACCCGATCGGCAGTGTGCACGGCGGCGTCTACGCCACCCTGCTCGACTCGGCGCTGGGCTGCGCCGTGCAGTCCACGCTGCCCGCGGGCATGGGCTACACCTCGCTCGACCTGAGCGTGAAGTTCCTCAAGCGGGTGTCGGTGGACACCGGCCCGGTGCGGGCCATCGGCACGATCGTGCACCGCGGCCGGCAGACGGCTCTCGCCGAGGCCACGCTGGTCGACACCGAGGACCGGGTGCTGGCGCACGCGACCAGTTCCTGCATGCTCTTCCCGCTGCCGCCGACGGCAGCCCCCTGA
- a CDS encoding MFS transporter, which yields MPLALLALAVVAFGIGTTEFATMGLLPQIADGIGVSVPQAGNIVSAYALGVVVGAPVLTGIGARIPHKRLLLLLSGLFVVGNVASALAPGFGLLFAARFLAGLPHGALFGVGAVVASRLVTPDRAARAVSKMFLGLTVANIVGVPAGTALGQQLGWRAAYVAVAVIGVLALVALSLFVPHQPRGPQTGVRHELRAMGNRQVAIGLATAVVGFGGFFAVYSYLVPMLTHLTGLSDSSTTLVLALYGVGMTLGTLVAGPLTDRALRPTLYAGLALMSSALVAFYFTVHSTVPALITITLIGAMGALITTPVQMLLMAKAKDAPTMAAASNHSAFNLANAGGAWLGGLAISAGWGWASPSLVGAALGVAGLGLAFMGGFMDRGGSRSEVITGARREQVAAAQSQSG from the coding sequence ATGCCACTGGCTCTCCTGGCCCTGGCTGTTGTCGCTTTCGGCATCGGTACGACGGAATTCGCCACGATGGGGCTGCTGCCCCAGATCGCTGACGGAATCGGCGTGTCCGTGCCGCAGGCGGGCAACATCGTCTCCGCCTACGCGCTGGGTGTCGTCGTCGGTGCCCCCGTGCTGACGGGCATCGGCGCACGCATCCCGCACAAGAGGCTGCTGCTGCTCCTGTCCGGGCTGTTCGTCGTCGGCAACGTCGCGTCCGCGCTCGCCCCCGGCTTCGGCCTGCTCTTCGCCGCGCGCTTCCTCGCCGGACTGCCCCACGGGGCGCTGTTCGGTGTGGGCGCGGTGGTGGCGTCCCGGCTGGTCACCCCCGACCGGGCCGCCCGCGCGGTCTCCAAGATGTTCCTCGGGCTGACCGTCGCCAACATCGTGGGCGTCCCGGCTGGTACGGCGCTCGGGCAGCAGCTGGGCTGGCGGGCCGCCTACGTCGCGGTGGCCGTCATCGGCGTCCTCGCCCTGGTGGCGCTGTCCCTCTTCGTCCCGCACCAGCCGCGCGGCCCGCAGACCGGCGTCCGGCACGAGCTGCGGGCCATGGGCAACCGGCAGGTGGCGATCGGCCTGGCCACGGCCGTCGTGGGATTCGGTGGATTCTTCGCCGTCTACAGCTACCTCGTGCCCATGCTCACCCATCTCACGGGCCTGTCCGACTCCTCGACCACGCTGGTCCTCGCGCTCTACGGCGTCGGCATGACCCTCGGCACGCTCGTCGCGGGCCCCCTCACGGACCGCGCCCTGCGCCCGACGCTGTACGCGGGACTCGCGCTGATGTCCTCGGCGCTGGTGGCGTTCTACTTCACCGTCCACAGCACCGTGCCCGCCCTCATCACGATCACGTTGATCGGCGCGATGGGCGCCCTCATCACCACGCCCGTCCAGATGCTCCTGATGGCCAAGGCGAAGGACGCCCCGACCATGGCGGCGGCCTCCAACCACTCCGCCTTCAACCTGGCCAACGCGGGCGGCGCCTGGCTCGGCGGCCTCGCGATCTCGGCGGGCTGGGGCTGGGCGTCACCGTCGCTGGTCGGCGCGGCGCTGGGCGTGGCCGGGCTGGGCCTGGCGTTCATGGGCGGCTTCATGGACCGCGGCGGCAGCCGCTCCGAGGTGATCACGGGCGCCCGGCGCGAGCAGGTCGCCGCCGCTCAGTCCCAGAGCGGATAG
- a CDS encoding VOC family protein: MALRPVMVNVKALDALAVGRFWAEALGWTAYRGGATTYVGPPGGLVWPDPVVLGIDVVPVPEPKTAVKNRVHLDLATTSADHRTELIARLESIGATRVDVGQGEVPWTVLADPEGNEFCVLEPREIYRDTGPVAAVVVDCTDPRAMARFWGEATDWTVHEVADDHASLRSAQGGGPYLEFLRTPDAKTVPDRLHLDLLPYPGDDKAAEVDRLRALGAADLDVGQGDVAWTCLTDPEGHEFCVLAP; the protein is encoded by the coding sequence ATGGCGCTGCGACCCGTGATGGTGAACGTGAAGGCCCTCGACGCCTTGGCGGTCGGCCGGTTCTGGGCGGAGGCGCTCGGCTGGACCGCGTACCGCGGCGGCGCCACCACCTACGTCGGACCGCCCGGCGGCCTCGTCTGGCCGGACCCGGTCGTCCTCGGCATCGACGTCGTGCCCGTACCGGAGCCCAAGACGGCGGTGAAGAACCGTGTGCACCTCGACCTCGCCACCACCTCCGCCGACCACCGGACCGAGCTGATCGCGCGCCTGGAGTCCATCGGGGCGACCCGCGTCGACGTGGGACAGGGCGAGGTGCCGTGGACGGTCCTCGCCGATCCCGAGGGCAACGAGTTCTGTGTGCTGGAGCCGCGCGAGATCTACCGGGACACCGGGCCCGTCGCCGCGGTGGTCGTCGACTGTACGGACCCGCGGGCCATGGCCCGGTTCTGGGGCGAGGCGACGGACTGGACCGTGCACGAGGTGGCCGACGACCACGCGTCGTTGCGGTCCGCCCAGGGCGGCGGCCCGTATCTCGAGTTCCTGCGCACACCCGACGCCAAGACCGTGCCGGACCGCCTCCACCTCGACCTGCTGCCGTACCCCGGTGACGACAAGGCGGCGGAGGTGGACCGGCTGCGGGCCCTGGGCGCGGCCGACCTCGACGTCGGCCAGGGCGACGTCGCGTGGACCTGCCTGACCGACCCGGAGGGCCACGAGTTCTGCGTCCTCGCCCCCTGA